The proteins below are encoded in one region of bacterium:
- a CDS encoding ATP-binding cassette domain-containing protein yields MSAFVAFERAGVRLPSGTVILDDVTLEVAEGETLALLGRSGSGKTTGLRLVNALLLPTSGTVRVGGRATTEWDPIRLRRRTGYVIQDVGLLPHLDVAANVGLVPELEGWDRARRAARVTELLALVGLPAAEYAHRRPHELSGGQRQRVGVARALAADPPLLLLDEPFGALDPVTRWELQTAFRALQRRLGKTAVFVTHDLREAARVADRVALLAGGRVVASGTLDALRAHDHPEVRAFLAAGADAVA; encoded by the coding sequence ATGAGCGCGTTCGTCGCCTTCGAGCGCGCCGGCGTCCGCCTGCCGAGCGGCACGGTGATCCTCGACGACGTCACGCTCGAGGTCGCCGAGGGCGAGACGCTCGCGCTCCTCGGCCGCAGCGGCTCGGGGAAGACGACGGGGCTACGCCTCGTGAACGCGCTCCTCCTGCCGACGTCCGGCACCGTGCGTGTGGGCGGACGCGCGACGACCGAGTGGGACCCGATCCGCCTGCGGCGGCGCACGGGCTACGTCATCCAGGACGTCGGCCTGCTGCCGCACCTCGACGTGGCCGCGAACGTCGGCCTCGTCCCCGAGCTCGAGGGCTGGGATCGCGCCCGCCGCGCGGCGCGCGTGACGGAGCTCCTGGCCCTGGTCGGCCTGCCGGCCGCCGAGTACGCGCACCGGCGCCCGCACGAGCTGTCCGGCGGCCAGCGCCAGCGGGTCGGCGTCGCGCGCGCGCTCGCCGCCGACCCGCCGCTGCTCCTGCTCGACGAGCCCTTCGGCGCGCTCGATCCGGTCACGCGCTGGGAGCTGCAGACGGCGTTCCGCGCCCTCCAGCGACGGCTCGGCAAGACGGCCGTCTTCGTGACCCACGACCTGCGCGAGGCCGCGCGCGTCGCCGATCGCGTCGCCCTCCTCGCCGGCGGCCGCGTGGTCGCGAGCGGCACGCTCGACGCGCTGCGGGCGCACGACCATCCCGAGGTGCGCGCCTTCCTCGCGGCCGGCGCCGACGCCGTCGCCTGA
- the egtB gene encoding ergothioneine biosynthesis protein EgtB yields the protein MTPPRPDGAALLRAAFAQSVIRGLDDTPRWLSCRYLYDADGSDLFERITAQPEYYLTRTEDALLRAHAAHLRAVAGPTTLAELGSGSSTKTRHVLQAWTAAAPGARYVPIDISPTMLDASCIALRAEFPGLAVEPLAGTYEQAFPRLAAFSPLVLLFLGSSLGNFNRVETAAFLDRLSDALAPGDHLLLGVDLVKDTAALEAAYNDAAGVSAGFTKNLFARMNRDLGTTLDVDAIEHVAYWNETRERIDIFARFTRAQTLALPEHGRSFRLAAGEMVLVEVSRKFRLPELQATAARHGFEAVETVTDDAGLFALVLLRRRRRAPAAPPHLVAERLMLGARARTLELVAPLDERTLTTQHTAIMSPIVWDLGHIANFEEQWIRRAFDAQGRRDDSARRRDHLYDAVAHPRAARGTLPLLRRGESLAYLDEVRTRTLDAVRAADFPAADPLRAGGFVAVMLAQHEAQHGETILQTIQLIPDLVYEPPRREQAGGALAVVGAERQVLIPAGPFIMGTDDRVHAYDNERPAHEVRVDAFRMDVCPVTNARFLAFIDDGGYARRELWCDAGWRWLRDAGVAHPAQWRRQDDGGWCELAFGRRVPLALDQPVVHVSWYEASAFARWARKRLPTEAEWEKAAAWDLERGTARRHPWGDAPPSPELANLDQRTFGPAAIGAHPRGVSFFGCHQMLGDVWEWTASELLPYPGFRPFPYREYTEAHFSRGYRVLRGGSWATQPIVARNTFRNWDLPQRRQIFAGFRCAVDA from the coding sequence GTGACGCCGCCCCGGCCGGACGGCGCGGCGCTCCTGCGCGCCGCCTTCGCCCAGTCCGTCATCCGCGGCCTCGACGACACGCCCCGCTGGCTCTCCTGCCGCTACCTCTACGACGCCGACGGTAGCGACCTCTTCGAACGGATCACCGCCCAGCCCGAGTACTACCTGACGCGCACCGAGGACGCGCTGCTGCGTGCGCACGCGGCGCACCTCCGCGCCGTCGCCGGCCCGACGACGCTCGCCGAGCTCGGCTCCGGCAGCTCCACGAAGACGCGCCACGTGCTCCAGGCCTGGACCGCCGCCGCGCCCGGCGCACGCTACGTCCCGATCGACATCAGCCCGACCATGCTCGACGCGTCCTGCATCGCGCTGCGCGCCGAGTTCCCCGGCCTCGCCGTCGAGCCGCTCGCCGGCACCTACGAGCAGGCCTTCCCGCGCCTCGCCGCGTTCTCGCCGCTCGTGCTGCTCTTCCTCGGCAGCAGCCTCGGCAACTTCAACCGCGTCGAGACCGCCGCCTTCCTCGACCGGCTGTCCGACGCGCTCGCGCCGGGCGACCACCTGCTCCTCGGCGTCGACCTGGTGAAGGACACGGCCGCGCTCGAGGCGGCCTACAACGACGCCGCCGGCGTCAGCGCCGGCTTCACGAAGAACCTCTTCGCGCGCATGAATCGCGACCTCGGCACGACGCTCGACGTCGATGCCATCGAGCACGTCGCGTACTGGAACGAGACGCGCGAGCGCATCGACATCTTCGCCCGCTTCACGCGCGCCCAGACGTTGGCGCTACCCGAGCATGGCCGCAGCTTCCGGCTCGCGGCCGGCGAGATGGTCCTCGTCGAGGTCAGCCGCAAGTTCCGCCTGCCCGAGTTGCAGGCGACGGCCGCCCGCCACGGCTTCGAGGCGGTCGAGACCGTCACCGACGACGCGGGCCTGTTCGCGCTCGTGCTGCTCCGCCGGCGCCGGCGGGCCCCGGCGGCGCCGCCGCACCTGGTCGCCGAACGGCTCATGCTCGGCGCCCGGGCGCGCACGCTCGAGCTGGTCGCGCCGCTCGACGAGCGCACGCTCACGACCCAGCACACCGCGATCATGAGCCCGATCGTCTGGGACCTCGGCCACATCGCCAACTTCGAGGAGCAGTGGATCCGCCGCGCGTTCGATGCCCAGGGCCGGCGCGACGACAGCGCGCGCCGGCGCGACCATCTCTACGACGCCGTCGCCCATCCGCGCGCCGCGCGCGGCACCCTGCCGCTCTTGCGCCGGGGCGAGTCGCTGGCCTACCTCGACGAGGTTCGCACGCGCACGCTGGACGCCGTCCGCGCCGCCGACTTCCCCGCCGCCGACCCACTGCGCGCCGGGGGCTTCGTCGCCGTCATGCTCGCGCAGCACGAGGCGCAGCACGGCGAGACGATCCTGCAGACGATCCAGCTGATCCCCGACCTCGTCTACGAGCCGCCGCGCCGCGAGCAGGCCGGCGGCGCGCTCGCGGTCGTCGGCGCCGAGCGCCAGGTGCTGATCCCCGCGGGCCCCTTCATCATGGGGACCGACGACCGCGTCCATGCGTACGACAACGAGCGGCCCGCGCACGAGGTCCGGGTCGATGCGTTCCGCATGGACGTCTGCCCGGTGACGAACGCGCGCTTCCTCGCCTTCATCGACGACGGCGGCTACGCGCGGCGCGAGCTCTGGTGCGACGCCGGCTGGCGCTGGCTGCGCGACGCCGGCGTCGCCCACCCGGCGCAATGGCGCCGGCAGGACGACGGCGGCTGGTGCGAGCTGGCGTTCGGGCGCCGCGTCCCGCTCGCGCTCGACCAGCCCGTCGTCCACGTCTCGTGGTACGAGGCCTCCGCATTCGCGCGCTGGGCCAGAAAGCGGCTGCCCACGGAGGCCGAATGGGAGAAGGCCGCCGCCTGGGACCTCGAGCGCGGCACCGCCCGCCGCCACCCGTGGGGTGACGCTCCCCCGAGCCCCGAGCTGGCCAACCTCGATCAGCGCACCTTCGGTCCCGCGGCGATCGGCGCCCACCCGCGCGGCGTCAGCTTCTTCGGCTGCCATCAGATGCTCGGCGACGTGTGGGAGTGGACGGCGAGCGAGTTGCTGCCCTACCCCGGCTTCCGCCCCTTCCCCTACCGCGAGTACACCGAGGCGCACTTCAGCCGCGGCTACCGCGTCCTGCGCGGCGGCTCGTGGGCCACGCAGCCGATCGTGGCGCGCAACACCTTCCGCAACTGGGACCTGCCGCAGCGCCGGCAGATCTTCGCGGGGTTCCGCTGTGCCGTCGACGCCTGA